GCCCCCTGATCCCTCAGGGATGAATATGGGGTCGAATCCCCAGCCGCCTCCCCTCGCCTCCTCCGCTATGCTTCCCCTGACCCTTCCCTCGAACACCTCGATCCTTCCGTGGATGTTCAGAGCTATCAAGGAGATGAAGGAGGCGCCCCTCTCCTTGACACCCTCCATCAGCCTCAGTATCCCCTGATTCCCGATCTTCCTGAAGACGTATGATGAGAAGGGACCCGGAAATCCTCCAAGGGCGTCTATGAAGAGACCCGAGTCCTCCATGAAGAACGGCCTCCTCAGGTAGGGGGAGAGCCACTTGGCGGAGGTCACCACTATCCCCTCCAGGTCCTCCCCCTGAGGCTCAAGGTAATCAACCTTGACGAACCTCAGGACCAGAAGGTCCGAGAGCATCCTCCTGAACTCCTCGTACTTATGCGAGTTTGATGAGACGAAGTGAAGTTCGATCACTTGTACCTACCCCTGGCCTCCACCTGCTCAAGCCTCCTTATTACGCGTTCCGCCATATCGCAGGTCGAGTATCCCCTCAGGAAGGACTCCCAGAGACCCTCCCATTCCTCCGTTATCGATTTCAGGGACCTCTTCAGGACGTAAAGGTCAACGGCGTAGCTCTCCACATCGTGAGTGTACTCGGCCAGCCCGAAGTCAAGCAGACATATCCCTCCGGCCGTGATGAGAGCGTTGTAGGGTGTGAGATCGTTGTGAGCTATGTTGGATCTGTGGAGCCTGCATGAGGCCAGTCCGAAGGCCAGCATGCTATCATCATCTATAGAGTCGGCCATCCTTACTCCTGGAACGTACTCCATCATTATCGAGTCCCCCCAGACGTCTATCACAGCCGGGACCGGGACTCCCCCCAATCTGGCCCTCCTCATGAGTCTCGCCTCCTTCCTCGTCCTAGTTATCCTGAGGAGCCTGTCGAGCTCCTTCGCCCTGTAGCCCTTGCTGATCCTCCTCTTTATCACCACGGGTATCCCCATGAACTCCGTCCTGTAGAGCTCGGCCTCTGCCCCCCTGTAGATTAGCTCCATCCGTACTTCCCCCTCAGGGGAACGAACGCCACCTCAGTCACCTTCCTCTTGAAAATCCTTCCTCCTGACTTCTCGATGACGAGCAGGTCCTGCCCCCAGAGGCCGGGGCTGCCCACCGGGATGACCATCTTCCCCCCTTCCTTGAGCAGTTCCAGCAGGGGTGGTGGTACGCCCGGGGCCGCGGCCGTCACGACTATCCTATCAACCTTCTCCCTCAGGGGGAGACCCGAGCTCCCATCAAAGTTTATGACGTGAACCCTGGAGGAGTAACCGGCAGCCTTGAGGTTGTTGTACGCCAGGGTGGCCAGCCTGGGGTTTATCTCCACCGTCAGAACGGCCCCCCACCTCGAGACGGGGGCATCGCTGGGGGCGACTATCTCTGCTATGGTCGCCGCGTGATATCCGCTGCCGGAGCCGACCTCCAGCACGAGCTGCCCCACCTCCAGATCCAGGAGCTCGTTCATCATGAAGACCATGTGGGGGGCGCTTATCGTCTGATCGTCACCTATTGGGAGGGGGATGTCCTCGTAGGCCATCCTCCTGTACCTCTCCGGCACGAACATCTCCCTCCTCACTCTCTCCGCCGATCTCCTGACCTTCTCCGTCTTTATAACCCCCATCCCGACCAAGCGCTCGACCAGCCTGCGGTGCGGATCCATCGGGTGATACCGTGATCGAGGAGATATTAGCTTACGGTCATCCCAACATAAGGGCCACTCACAGGACCACGATGGAGGTCACCAAGGAGGAGGAGATAGGTCCCAGGGCCGATTGCGTGATAGGGGTTAGGGCCAACAAGTCCGTCAGGGATCTCGGAGAGGCCGTCAGGAAACACCTCATGGAGGGAGGTGAGATATGCGTTGTGCTCCTGGTTGGGGACATGGAGTTCAGGCTGAAAGCTCAGGGAAGCAGGGACCTCAAGCTGAGCAATGCCAGGGATTCCGTGTTGAGGAAGTCCACTTACATAGATGACAGGACGCTCGCGATAAGGGCGACGGCCTCCTCCCGGGATTTACCCAGGGAGATGGTGAGGCGCCTCAGGAACCGCGGGACCCAGCTGGTCCTGGCGATAGCGTTCTGATCAGATGAAGCCCTGCCCCACGGGATCCTCAGGCTTCAAGATCTCCCTGAGGTAGGATGTCGCATACGATCCGGATTCTAGGAAGAAGGAAAGCGTGACCATTCCATTTCTCTCGAAGAATCTGAGACTACTGACCTCGCAGATGGCCTTCCTGAAGTCTCCGAGCGCGCTTATCTCAGGGAGCTCCCTAAATATGAACATCTCCCCCTTTATTCCCTCCTCCCTCATCAGGGCCCCCAGCTCCTCGCCGAGCCATCCCCCCTTCGCCCTCGTGAAGGCCCCGGGGAGGGGGAGGAGGAGCTGCCCTTCCTCCGGGTGCATCGATATCTCACCGCTCTCCTTGAGGATGAAGTCCCCCTCCTCGGCGGAGAGTCCGTGGATCAGTCTCCTGGAGAGGAGGACGTTGAAGAGGTAGGATTGGTAGGAGTGCACGTAGAACCTGATCAGATCAGAACCGATTATTTCTGAGAGCCTTTTGAGGCTCCTGGCACCCTCTGTCCTGTAGCCCTGCCTCTCCATCATGTCGC
This genomic interval from Candidatus Korarchaeota archaeon NZ13-K contains the following:
- a CDS encoding non-canonical purine NTP pyrophosphatase, with amino-acid sequence MELHFVSSNSHKYEEFRRMLSDLLVLRFVKVDYLEPQGEDLEGIVVTSAKWLSPYLRRPFFMEDSGLFIDALGGFPGPFSSYVFRKIGNQGILRLMEGVKERGASFISLIALNIHGRIEVFEGRVRGSIAEEARGGGWGFDPIFIPEGSGGLTYGELGERKDLFSHRGASCRRLREFLERNLQLLGPAIGPSHPGEGARGPHR
- a CDS encoding Kae1-associated kinase Bud32, with product MELIYRGAEAELYRTEFMGIPVVIKRRISKGYRAKELDRLLRITRTRKEARLMRRARLGGVPVPAVIDVWGDSIMMEYVPGVRMADSIDDDSMLAFGLASCRLHRSNIAHNDLTPYNALITAGGICLLDFGLAEYTHDVESYAVDLYVLKRSLKSITEEWEGLWESFLRGYSTCDMAERVIRRLEQVEARGRYK
- a CDS encoding protein-L-isoaspartate(D-aspartate) O-methyltransferase, whose protein sequence is MDPHRRLVERLVGMGVIKTEKVRRSAERVRREMFVPERYRRMAYEDIPLPIGDDQTISAPHMVFMMNELLDLEVGQLVLEVGSGSGYHAATIAEIVAPSDAPVSRWGAVLTVEINPRLATLAYNNLKAAGYSSRVHVINFDGSSGLPLREKVDRIVVTAAAPGVPPPLLELLKEGGKMVIPVGSPGLWGQDLLVIEKSGGRIFKRKVTEVAFVPLRGKYGWS
- a CDS encoding DUF371 domain-containing protein, translated to MIEEILAYGHPNIRATHRTTMEVTKEEEIGPRADCVIGVRANKSVRDLGEAVRKHLMEGGEICVVLLVGDMEFRLKAQGSRDLKLSNARDSVLRKSTYIDDRTLAIRATASSRDLPREMVRRLRNRGTQLVLAIAF
- a CDS encoding tRNA pseudouridine(13) synthase TruD, whose protein sequence is MMERQGYRTEGARSLKRLSEIIGSDLIRFYVHSYQSYLFNVLLSRRLIHGLSAEEGDFILKESGEISMHPEEGQLLLPLPGAFTRAKGGWLGEELGALMREEGIKGEMFIFRELPEISALGDFRKAICEVSSLRFFERNGMVTLSFFLESGSYATSYLREILKPEDPVGQGFI